The following nucleotide sequence is from Desulfovibrio sp. ZJ209.
GCCCCTGCCGCGGGGCAGTCTAGGCATCCATCCCTCAAGGAGCAGACATGCCCATCCAGAACGGCGACACCATTCGCGTCCACTATACAGGCACCCTTTCCGACGGCACGGTCTTCGACTCCTCGAAGGAGCGCGAACCGCTGGAGTTCACCCTCGGCGCAGGCTCGCTCATCCCCGGTTTCGAGGCGGCCGTGGCGGGCCACGAGCCCGGCGAGACCGTCACCGTGACCATCCCTCCGGCCGAGGCCTATGGCGAGGCCGACCCGGAGCTCGTCTTCACCGTGGCCCGCGCCCAGGTGCCCCCGCACATCCCGCTGGAGGTGGGCACCCCGCTCCAGCTCTCCAACGAGCAGGGGCAGATGGACGTGACCATCACCGAGGTGGGCCCGGACGAAATCACCCTTGACGCCAATCACCCGCTGGCCGGCAAGGAGCTCACCTTCGAGATCGAGATCCTCGACAAGAAATAGCGCAAAGACGGAAAGCCCATGAGCAGCAATACCGGGCGCCACAGCGCCATCCAGGCCATCACCACCTACAAGCCGGACGTGGCGCCGCTGAACTTCGCGGACACGCGCCCCACGGACATCTTCGGCTGCAACGTGTTCAACGACCGCGTCATGCGCGAGCGCCTGCCCAAGGAGGTCTACCGCTCGCTGCACAAAACCATCGCCTTCGGCGAGCGCATGGACCCCTCCATCGCGGACACCGTGGCCGCGGTCATGAAGGACTGGGCCATCGAGAAGGGCGCCACCCACTTCACGCACATCTTCTACCCGCTCACCGGGCAGACCGCCGAAAAGCACGACAGCTTCCTCATGCCCGACGGCACGGGGGGCGTCATCGCCGAGTTTTCCGGCTCCATGCTCATCCGCGGCGAGCCGGACGCCTCCTCCTTCCCCTCGGGGGGCCTGCGCTCCACTTTCGAGGCGCGCGGCTACACGGCCTGGGACGTGACGAGCCCGGCCTATATCATGGAAAACCCCAACGGCACCTTTTTGTGCATCCCCACCATGTTCCTCTCGTGGACAGGTGTGGCGCTGGACAAGAAGACGCCGCTCTTGCGCTCCAACCAGGCGGTCAACCGCGAGGCGCAGCGCCTCCTCGCGCTCTTCGGCATCGAGACGGACCTGCCCATCCTCTCCTATGCCGGGCTGGAGCAGGAATATTTCTTCATCGACCACAATTTCAACTTCGCCCGGCCGGACATCCAGATCGCCGGGCGCTCGCTCTTCGGCGCAAGGCCCGCCAAGGGCCAGGAATTCAGCGACCAGTACTTCGGGGTCATCCCGCAGCGCGTGCTCTCCTGCATGATGGAGGTGGAGCGCGAGCTCTACAAGCTCGGCGTGCCCGTGCGCACCCGCCACAACGAGGCGGCGCCCAGCCAGTACGAGATCGCTCCGCTCTATGAGCCGAGCAATCTCGCCGTGGACCACAACCACATCATCATGTCCACCCTGCGCAACGTGGCCAAGCGCTACGGGCTCAAGTGCCTGCTCCACGAAAAGCCCTTCAGCGGGGTCAACGGCTCGGGCAAGCATGTCAACTATTCGCTCGGCAACAGCGAGCTCGGCAGCCTCTTTGACCCCGGCGAAACGCCGCACGCCAACGCCAAGTTCCTCGTGTTCTGCGCGGCCATGATCCGCGCGGTGCACAAGTTCGGGGGCCTTTTGCGGGCCACGGTGGCGAGCGCCAGCAATGACCACCGTCTGGGCGCGCACGAGGCGCCGCCGGCCATCATGTCCATCTTCCTTGGCGACCAGCTCACCGAGGTCTTCGAGGCCTTCCGCGCCGGGCGCGCCGAGGACGCGGCCAACGGCCGGCAGCGGCGCATCATGAACGTGGGCGTGGACACCCTGCCCCCCCTCCCCACCGACCCGGGCGACCGCAACCGCACGAGCCCGGTGGCCTTCACCGGCAACCGCTTCGAGTTCCGCGCGGTGGGCTCCGGGCAGTCCGCGGCGGGCTCCATCACGGCGCTCAACGTGATGATGGCCGATTCCCTCGGTTTCGCGGCCGACTGGCTGGAGCGGGAGACCGCCGCCGGCGCGGATTTCAACGCCGCCGTGGAGTCCTTCATCACCCATGTAATGGAGGAGCACAGCGCGGTCATCTTCAACGGCGACGGCTATTCCGATGTCTGGCACCAGGAGGCCCGGCGCCGGGGGCTGCCCGATTTGCGCACCACGCCCGAGGCCCTGCCGGAGCTGACGAACCCGGAGGTGGTCAGGATCTATGAAAAGGCGGCGGTGCTTCGGCGCGACGAGCTGCGCGCCCGGCAGGAAATCTATCTCGAGCAGTACTGCAAGACCGTGCGCACCGAGGCCAACCTCGTCATCCGCATGGCGCGGACCATCATCTTCCCCGCGGGCATGCGCTACCAGGGCGAGCTCGCGGCAACGGCCGGCCGCTTGCGCGACCTCGGCATGGACTGCCGCACCACGACCCTTGAGCACGTGACCACGAGCCTGCGCCGGCTTGAGGACGCCACGGCCAAGCTCGAGACCGCGCTCGCCGCCTGCGGCGAACGGGGCGAAGGCCTTGACGCGGCGGAGCACTACTGCAACGATGTGCTTCCGCTCATGCTGGAAGTGCGCGAACACGCGGACGCGCTGGAGACCATGGTCGCCGACGACCTTTGGGCGCTGCCCAACTACCAGGAGATTTTGTTCGGCAAATAGGGCGTCAGCGCATCCCCGGCTTTACGGCCCCGTTGTCCGCATCGTGCGCGGGCGGCGGGGCCTTTTCCACGCTGCACACCCCTTGCGGGGCCGGCGCCGGCCCCATGAGCAGGATGCGCCCGCGCGAAAGAATGAGCCCCGCCAGCGTGAGGCACCAGGCCCCGAGCGCCAGAAAAATGAAGCCCCTGGGCACGGCCATGAGCGCCGGCACGCCATAGGCGTCGGAAACCGCAGCGGTGCACACCGTATACATGCCGAGCGGGAAGACCATGCTCCAGTAGGTGGGGGTGTACGCGTAAGGATAGCCCTTGACACAGTGGCGCCAGAGGCCCAGGAGCGCGAGCATGGGCACCCACCACGAGGCGGTGGCCCACGCGAGCAGCGTGATGCCCGAGATGTAGGGCTGCAACAGCGCCAGCAACGGGGCCGCGCCCGCGCGCCCCATGAGCGCCGTGCCGGCGAGGGCCGTGGAGGCGGCGGCGCTGGCGTTGATCCAGTAGGTGGGCTCGGAATCCCCGGCGGTCATGTCCGTGAAGCAGAAGCGGAGAAAAATGCCCACGATGACAAAGATATAGAGGATGACCCCGACGAGGAACAGCGCGCAGAGGCAAAAATACACGCTATCCGCGTCCCAGCCTTGCGGGGCGCCGAGGGCCGCGCCGAGAATGACGAGGGACTCGGTGCTCACCGTGGCCAGAAGCCATGTGCCGTTGACGCCACAGGCGAGCGGGGGCTTGGCCGCGCGCGTGAAGATGGCGGAAAACACCCCCCAAAGGATGATGGCCCAGCAGAGAGCCCCGAGGCAGAAGAGCCGCGCGCCTGCCGCGGGGTCGCGCGCGAGCACGACGGATTGCGTGCCGAAAATGGCCGTCGCCGCCACGATGGTGAGAAAGCCCGGGCCCCTGAGGTGGCTCGTGAAGTCCGCGGCGACGGCGCCCGGGGAGCGGAGGAGCCTGAGGAGGAGCAGGGCCCACAGGGCCACGTACAGGCACGCGTTGACGCCGTGGAGGAGGCGCGCGCCCGAAGGGCAGCCCAGCCGCAAGAGGGCCAGGGAAAGGATGCCCGTGGACATGACCATGGCAAAGTTGGCGGGCGCCATGCCTTTCACCAGCGCGAAGAACCGGCTGCCGACGCTGTTCATGCCGCCTCCGGAAAACTGCGGGCCTGCCGGGGCACACTTTGACCCGGTCTGCTGGAAGCCTCCGGCAATGGTACAAACCGCGGGGCAAAGGGTCAATTTCGGGGAGGCGCCTTTTGCGGGCTTGTATGTTTTGCCAGAGGCGGCTAGACTCGCCCGAACCGCGGGCGTGCCGGCCGCATGTCCGGCCCCGCACTTTCCGTGAGGTATGCCATGCCGGAGCCCGACGCCGATTCCCTCTTCCACTGCCGCCAGTGCGGCCACTGCTGCGAGGGGCGCGGCGGCATCGTCGTGAGCCCGGCCGACCTTGCGCGGCTCGCGGCCTTTCTCGGGCTCGCCGCCGAAGCGGTGGCGGAGCGCTACGGCGAGCATTCCGGCGGCAAGCTCAAGATCCGCAACGGCGAGGACGGCCGCTGCATCTTCTTTATCGAGGGCAAAGGCTGCGCCGTGCATGAGGGCAAGCCCTCCATCTGCCGCGCGTGGCCCTTTTTTCGCGGCAATATCGAAGACCCGGCGAGCCTCGCCATGGCCAAGGAATTTTGCCCCGGCATCGACCCGGAAGCGGCCCACGCCGACTTCGCCCGCGCCGGGCGCGCCTATCTCAAGGAGCACGGCCTCCTCGCCAGCGACCCGGCCCGCGAGGCGAATGCCCTCGTGCTTCCCTGACCTTTTCCGGCACGAGCCACAACCCTGAACGCCATGCGCCGACCGTCCCGCCAGCTCTCTCTCAAGGAATGCTACGAGGTCCTGCGCCTGGAAAAAGGCGCTGACCTTCAGGCTGTCAAGCGCGCCTACAGGCGCCGCGCCTTTGAGCTGCACCCGGACCTCAACCCGGGCAATCCCGAGGCCGGGCGGCAGTTCCAGCTGCTCAACGAGGCCTATGTGGCGCTCACGGCCCTGCTCAAGCCTGAGGAGGACGCGAGGCGCGCAGCGGAAGCGCAGAAAAAGGCGGCAGGCGGCGCCACAGAGGGCGACGGCGCCCAAGGCAGGGCCGAAGCCGGCTCAGAAGAGCCGAAGGGCGGAGCCGAACAGGCGGCCCACAACCGCGAGGGCGAGCGGGCGCAAAAGGCCTATGCCGAGCAGGACGTGCTCCGCGACCTGCTCAACGACCCCTTTGCGCGGCGCGTATTTGAAGACATCTACAGCGAGCTCAACCGCCAGCAGACCGGCCCAAGGCCCTCGCCGGACGAGGGGGCGAGGCAGGCCCGGGCGCGGCAGCCACGGCGTGAGCCGCCGCCGCGAAAGGAAGCCCCGCCCAGGCAGAACACCAAGCTGCACCAAGGCAATATCGCCTGGGGCACGCCCAACTGGAACCGCGACCTCAACAAGGGCGTCACCGGCGTCGTCAAGGACTGGCTCCGGCGCCAGATCGACGAGGAGCAGACCCTGCGCCTGCCGGCCGCGCATCTTGCCCCGGGGCGGCGCATCCGCCTCCAGATACGGCGTGGCCTTTCGGACGAGCTGCACACGGTGGAAGTGACCCTGCCGCAGGATTTCACGCCGGGCAAGCCCGTGCGCCTCAAGGGCCTCGGCAAGCGCGTGGGCCCGTGGCAGGGCGATCTCTACCTCACCATCTACAACGAATAGCGGCGCACGCCGCCCCTCCTGACGCGGGTGAGGCAGGGCTTGCCGTCGTGGCCCGGCCCTGCCGGCACACGCCCCCGAAAAACGCCCTCACGCCCCGGCGGCAAAGCCCACGGACAAAAACTGGAGGACGGGCGAGAGGCCCGTGACCCAGTAATGCCAGTTGTGGGCGCCGCTGCGCATCCTGTAGGCCAGCGGGACGCCCCGGCTCTTCATGGCGAGGAAGAACTCCACATTGCCTTCATAAAAGAAGTCGCTGTCGCCGCAGTCCGCGTACCAGCGGACGGTTTTCAATTGTTCCACGGCTTCGGGGCTTGCGTTTTTCACAAAGGCGAGGGGATCGTTGGCAAGGAGCGACGCGGCGTAGTCCTTGTCGGTGTGCGCCATCCGGCTCTGCTCCGGGTGGCCCAGCAGGCCGCTCAGCGCGCAGGCGGCCCCAAAGAGGCCGGGATGTTTCTGCGCGTAGGCGATGGCGGCCTCCCCGCCCATGGAGGCGCCCACGATGGCGCGGGAGCATCTCTCCGTGCGCGTGCGGTAGGCCGAGTCCAGCAGCGGAATGAGCTCGGTGCGGAAAAAGGCTTCGTAGTCCCAGCCGGGCACGGAGAAAAAGCCCAGGCGCCTGCCCATGTGGGACTCTTCCACACCGCTGCCATCCGGCAGCACGATGATCATGGGCAACGCCATGCCGGAGCGGATGGCGTTGTCGGCCACCTGCGGCAACTGCCCCTGCCGTATCCACGTCTCATGCGTGCCCCCGGCCGGATGCAGGAGGTAGAGCACGGGATATCGCCCCGCGCCCTCCTCATATCCTGAAGGCAGGTAGACCGAAAACTCCTTGTTTTCTCCCAGTATGTCGCTGCTCATGGTGCAATGCTCGATGGAGCCGCTCCCCGGCAGCTTTTCAAAATGGCTCACGGCCTTGCGTCTTTCGAGGAGTTTTCCCACTGTTCCCAGCCTCCGTTGCTGACGGCATTCCCGCTGGATATCCCATGTCGCGCCGCAACACAAAGGCCCCCCGGCAATGCCGGAGGGCCATTTTTTGTTCAGCTTTCACACCCCTTGGGGCGCGGGCATTCGGTCTAGTACATGCCGTCCATGCCGCCCATGCCACCCATGCCGCCGGGCATGCCGGGCATGTCCTTCTTGGGCTCGGGCTTCTCGACGATGGCGCACTCCGTGGTGAGGAGCAGCGAGGCCACGGAAGCGGCATTCTGCAGGGCCGTGCGCGTCACCTTTTTCGGGTCGATGACGCCGGCCTTGATGAGGTCTTCATATTCGCCGGTGGCGGCGTTGAAGCCGAAGCCGTCCTTGCCGGCGCGCACCTTCTCGACCACGATGGAGCCTTCAAAGCCGGCATTGTGGGCGATCTGGCGCAGGGGCTCCTCGATGGCGCGGCGCACGATGCTCACGCCGGCGAGCTCGTCGTCATCGGCGGGCTTGATGTCGTTGAGCACCTTGGAAACGCGGATCAGGGCCGTGCCGCCGCCAGGAACGATGCCTTCCTCGACGGCCGCGCGGGTGGCGTTGAGGGCGTCCTCCACGCGATCCTTCTTTTCCTTCATTTCCACTTCGGTGGCCGCGCCCACATGGACCACGGCGACGCCGCCCACGAGCTTGGCCAGGCGCTCCTGGAGCTTCTCGCGGTCGTAATCGGAAGTGGTCTCCTCGATCTGGGCGCGGATCTGCTTCACGCGGGCCTTGATGGCATCGGGCTTGCCGGCGCCGTCGACGATAGTGGTGTTGTCCTTGTCCACCACGATGCGCTTGGCCGTGCCGAGCTCGTTCAGGGTCATGCTCTCGAGCTTGGTGCCCGTGTCGTCGGAGGCAACGGTGCCGCCGGTGAGCACGGCGATGTCCTGCAGCATGGCCTTGCGGCGGTCGCCGAAGCCCGGGGCCTTGACGGCCACCACCTGCAGGGCGCCGCGCAGCTTGTTGACCACGAGCGTGGCGAGGGCTTCGCCTTCCACATCCTCGGCGATGATGAGCAGCGGGCGGTTCACCTTGGCGACCTGCTCAAGCACGGGCAGCATGTCCTTCATGCTGGAGATCTTCTTCTCGGTGAGCAGGATGTAAGGATTGTCCATCTCGCAGATCATCTTTTCCGCGTTGGTCACGAAATAGGGCGAGAGGTAGCCGCGGTCGAAGCGCATGCCTTCCACGACATCCATGGTGGTCTCAAGGCCCTTGGCCTCTTCGACCGTGATGACGCCTTCCTTGCCCACCTTGGACATGGCCTCGGCGATGATGTTGCCGATGGTGGCGTCGGAATTGGCGGAGATGGTGCCGATCTGGGCGATTTCCTTCTGGTCGCGGGTGGGCTTGGCCAGGTTGGCGAGCTCGGCGATGAGGGCGTCCACGCCCTTGTCGATGCCGCGCTTCACGGCCATGGGATTGCGGCCGGCGGCCACGAGCTTGATGCCCTCATGGTAGATGGCCTGGGCGAGGATGGTGGCGGTGGTGGTGCCGTCGCCGGCGGCGTCGGAGGTCTTGGAGGCCACTTCCTTCACGAGCTGGGCGCCCATGTTCTCGAACTTGTCGTCAAGCTCGATCTCCTTGGCGACCGTCACGCCGTCCTTGGTGATGACCGGCGCGCCGAAGGACTTTTCCAGCACGACGTTGCGGCCCTTGGGGCCCAAGGTCACTTTCACGGCGTTGGCGAGCTTGTCCACGCCGCGGGCGAGTTTTTCACGGGCTTTGACATCAAAAAGGATTTCCTTGGCAGACATAGATGCTCCTCCTGATTATATGCGAACTGGTGGGATAAACAGTCTATATCCGGCGCCCCGTGCGGGCGGACCGGCCGCTTAGTCGATGATGGCGAGGATGTCTTCCTCACGCATGACGAGATGATCCACGTTGTCCAGCTTGACTTCGGTGCCCGCATACTTGTTGAAGAGCACTTCGTCGCCCGGCTTGACGGCCATGGGGATGCGCTTGCCATTCTCATCCATCTTGCCCGGGCCCACGGCCACGACCTGCCCCTTGGAGGGCTTTTCCTTGGCGGTATCGGGAATGTACAGACCGCCGGCGGTCTTTTCCTCGGATTCAAGACGCTTGACCAGGACACGGTCATTGAGGGGTTTGAGCTTCATTGCATATCCTCCAGGAAAGGGTGTTATGGCCCATGGGGGGCGAAACGGCGGCCGTTGCCACGGACGCGCCGCTGATTGCGCGTTGCGGGCCGCTACGGAGCCACGAGTGAGCTCCGCACGGGCAAGAGATAAGTCATGCTTCGCGCTTGAAAAGGGGTATGCGCAAAAATTTTTCATTTTTCTTCTCCCCCCGCCGCCTTGTGGCGCCGCTCCCGGGGGATGCCCGACGGATGGCGCGGCCGCCCTGCTGCGCTTGCCGTTTGCCGCCCTTGGGGCTATGGATGCGGCGATAAAACAGCAAAGGAGGCCCCATGGCAAAGCCCGCCGCCCTCATCCTCGCCGCCGGCAAAGGCACCCGCATGCGCTCGCCGCGCCCCAAGGTGCTCCAGGAGCTTCTGGCCGAACCCATGCTCGCCTATGTGCTCGCCGCCCTGCGCCCGCTTTTTGGGGAGCCGGACGACGCCGGCGGCATTTGGGCCGTGGTGGGCCATGGCGCGGCGGAGGTGGAAACCGCCTTTCCCGGCCTGGCGACAATCACGCAGGCGCAGCAGCTCGGCACCGGTCACGCGCTCGCCACGGCCCTCCCCACCCTTCAGGAGCACGGCGCGACGCATGTGCTCGTGGTGAACGGCGATGTGCCGCTGCTCACCCCTGACATCGTGGCCCGCTTCCTCGCCGCGGCCGGGGGCGCGGCCATCGCCTTCGCCTCGCTCTCGCTGGACGACGCCGGGGCGTATGGCCGCGTGGTGCGCAGCGGGGGCGACGTGGCCGCCATCGTGGAAGCCAAGGATTTTGACCCGGCCCTCCACGGCGAGGACACGGGCGAGGTCAACGCCGGCCTGTATCTTCTGGATGTGGAGGCGGTGGCGCGGCTCCTGCCGCGCATCAACAACAAGAACAAGAGCGGGGAATACTATATCACCGACCTCGTGGCCCTGGGCATCGAGGAGGGCCTTTCCGTGCGCGGCGTCAACTGCGGCGCGGACGAAAGCCTGCTCGGCGTCAATTCCCCGGCCGAGCTCGCCCGCATGGAAGACCTGTTGCGCGCCCGCATCGTGGCGAAGCTGCTTGAAAGCGGCGTCACCCTGCACGCGCCGGAGCTCGTGCGCGTGGGACCTTTCGCCGAGGTCGCGCCCGGCGCCGAGCTCACGGGCCCCTGCGAGATTTATGGCCATTCGCGCGTGGAGCCCGGCGCGCGCATCGAGTCCCACTGCATCCTTGGGGACAGCGTGGTCCGCTCTGGTGCGCGCATCCGCTCCTTCTCGCATCTCGAGCGCGCCGAAGCGGGCGAAAACACGGTGGTGGGACCTTTCGCGCGCCTCCGGCCCGGCGCGGTGCTCGAGCCCGGCTCCCATGTGGGCAACTTCGTGGAGCTCAAAAACGCCCGCCTCGGCCACGGCGCCAAGGCCAACCACCTAAGCTACCTCGGCGACGCGGAAATCGGCGCGGCCGCCAATATCGGCGCGGGCACCATCACCTGCAATTATGACGGCGTGCACAAGCACCGCACGGTCATCGGCGCGCATGCCTTCATCGGCAGCAATACGGCGCTCGTGGCGCCCGTGGAGGTGGGCGACGGCGCGCTCGTGGGCGCGGGCTCGGTCATCACCAGGGATGTGCCCGCCGGGGAGATGGGCATCGCGCGCGGCCGGCAGAAAAACCTGCCGCGCCGCGGCTGAGGGGCCGGCGCGGAGACTCGGGGGCGGACGCGGAGACTCGGGGGCCGCTTCCCGGCCATATCTTGCCTTTTTCTCCAAAATCCCTATAAATACCTGAAGTGACGCAGAACAGCCCCTGCCGGGCTCCAGCCGCAACCGGAGTTGCCATGAAGATCAGCGCCCTTTTCGCAGCCCTTGTCATCCTCCTTGCCGCTTTCGCGCTCGCCCTGCCCGATTCCGCCGAGGCCGCCCGCATGGGCGGCGGCCGCTCGTTCGGCAGCCGGCCCTACATGAGCACACCCGCGCAGCGGCCGGCCATGCGCCAGCAGGCCCCGGCGGCCAACGCCCGCAACGCGCAGGCCACAGCGCAGCGCCCCGGCATGTTCGGCGGCATGGGCGGCCTCTTCGGCGGTCTCCTCGCCGGCACCCTGCTCGGCTCCCTGCTTTCGGGCAACGGGCTCGGGGGCGGTGGCGGCATCATCGATATCCTCCTCATCGGCCTGCTCATCTATGTGGGCCTCAAGCTCTTTGCGCGCTTCCGCAACCGCCAGTCGCAGGAGCCGGCCCCGGCGGGCGGCATTTTCGGCGCCGGCCGCCAGGATCTCACCAACGACAGCCCGAACCAGCCCTTCGCGCGCAGCAACACCCAGGCCTCCGGGTGGGACGCCCTGCGCAACCTCACCGGCCAGGGCAGCCAGCCCCCGGCGGCGGAACCGGCGGTGGACGTGCCCGCGGGCTTTGATACCGAAGAATTCCTGCGCGGCGCCAAGGTGGCATATACGCGCATGCAGCAGGCCTGGGACCGCCGCGACCTCGACGACATCGCCCAGTTTGCCACCCCGGCCGTCATGGAAGCCCTGCGGGAGCAGATGGCGGCCGACCCGAACCCGGGCAAGACCGAGATCATGCTGGTGAACGCCCAGTTGCTCGGCGCCGAAGCCGAGGGCGACGACCAGCGCGCCCAGGTGTTCTTCGACGTGCTCCTGCGCGAACGCCCCGATCAGGACGCCCCCTCCTCCGCGCGCGAGGTCTGGCACTTCCTGCGCGAAGGCGTGGGCGGCACCTGGAAGCTCGACGGCATCCAGCAGGTGGAGTGATCCCACCGCGATTTTCCGGCACATCTGCCGCAGCCCCTGAGCGTGGCCCCCGGGCTGCGGTTTTGGCGCAAAACCCTCGAGGAGCATGGCATGGAGCCCGCCGACACGCTGCGGAACATGGACAACTATGTGGCCAGGCACGACAAGCTCGTGCGCCATCTGCAAATGCAGGTGGAGGTGGCCACGCCGGAATTTGCCCGGATCATCATGCCCATTTCGGAACACCACAAGAACGGCATGGGCGTGGCCCACGGCGGGGCCATCTTCGCCCTCGCCGACGTGGCCTTCGGCGCGGCAGCCAATGCCGGGCGCACCACGGGCGTGGTCAGCCTGACCTCGAGCATCGAGTTCCTGAATCCCGGCCGGGTGGGCCCGCTCGTGGGCGAGGCGCGCCTCGTGCGGGCCGGGCACCATGTGGTGAGCTATGACGTGCGCATTCTCGATGCCGAGGGGGCCCTCGTTGCGCGCGCCGTGTCCACCGGCTTCGTGACCGACATGCCACTCCCCGCCTGAGCCCACCAAGCGAGCCTGCCATGAACACCCGCAAGATCCGCGAAGACCTGGGCCGCGTCCGGACCTGTGTGCAAAGGCGCGAATATCCGCGCGCCGTTTTCCTGCTCACCACGGCCCTGCTGGAGCTCGGCGGCCAGACCGCCCCGACGGACCTGCGCGGCGATTACCGCACGGCCATCGCCGACATTTGCGCCGACCCCGCCTACAAGAAGGAATACTCCCAGCCCGTTGCCTACCAGCCCGGCAAAGAACGCGAACTGCTCGCCTTCTTCAACAAGTTTTACAAGCAGGTCATGGGGCAGGAGGAAGAGGAGGACTACGAAGCCACCCTCCAGCGCAAGCTCCAGCTCGATCGCTGCATCAGCGACGGCAAGGCCTTTCTCGCCGAGCACAAGGTCCATGAGGCGGAAGAATGCTTCATCGAGGCCTTCAAGCACTACAAGAACGAATTTGCTGCCTATGGCATGGTCGCCCGTGCCCTGCTCGACGCCGGGGAATATGTGCGCGCGCTCGGCCATGTGAAGAAGGGCCTCACCGAAAAGCCCGACGATGCCGAGCTTCGGCGCATCGCGGAGGAGTGCCTGCGCCTGCGCGCCCAGGCCGGCCGCTGATTTTTCGGGCGCGGTGCCTTTCTGGCCTTCGCTCCGCTTCCCTCCGCGCCTTCCTTGCCTCTCGCACCTCCCGCTTCAGCGTCCCGGCCTTGCCGTCCGGGGGCCGCTCCCCGCGCCTTGCCAGCCGCCTAGAAAAAGTCTAGAATTTCTTTTTCTGTCTCTTCATTCGCGCAGTGAGGCGCAGCATGGACGAAATCCGCTACATCCACGCGGCAGATCTGCATCTTGACACGCCCTTCCGCGGCCTCGCCCAGAATACGGCGCAGGGCGGGCGCCTCGCCCGGCTGCTTCACGAGGCCACCTTCATCGCCCTCGAGCGGCTCATCAGTTGCTGCGAGCGGGAAAAGCCGGACTTCCTCGTCCTTTCCGGCGACATCTACAACCAAGAAGACCACAGCGTGAAGGCGCAGCTCGCCCTGCGCGACGGCTGCCTGCGCCTCTCGCGCCTGGGCATCCCTGTCTTCATCGCCCACGGCAACCATGACCCGCTCTCCTCCAGGCTCATGTCCGTGGAGTGGCCCGACAATGTGGTGATCTTCGGTGCCGAGCCCGAGACCCATCCCCTCCTGCGCGATGGCGCGCCGCTCGCCCTGATCCATGGCGTCAGTCATGGCCGCCCCAAGGAGGGCCGCAACCTCGCCCGCCTCTTCCGGCGCGACGCCGGGCAGGACTGCTTCCAGCTCGGCGTGCTCCACTGC
It contains:
- a CDS encoding peptidylprolyl isomerase, which codes for MPIQNGDTIRVHYTGTLSDGTVFDSSKEREPLEFTLGAGSLIPGFEAAVAGHEPGETVTVTIPPAEAYGEADPELVFTVARAQVPPHIPLEVGTPLQLSNEQGQMDVTITEVGPDEITLDANHPLAGKELTFEIEILDKK
- a CDS encoding YkgJ family cysteine cluster protein, with product MPEPDADSLFHCRQCGHCCEGRGGIVVSPADLARLAAFLGLAAEAVAERYGEHSGGKLKIRNGEDGRCIFFIEGKGCAVHEGKPSICRAWPFFRGNIEDPASLAMAKEFCPGIDPEAAHADFARAGRAYLKEHGLLASDPAREANALVLP
- a CDS encoding glutamine synthetase III, translating into MSSNTGRHSAIQAITTYKPDVAPLNFADTRPTDIFGCNVFNDRVMRERLPKEVYRSLHKTIAFGERMDPSIADTVAAVMKDWAIEKGATHFTHIFYPLTGQTAEKHDSFLMPDGTGGVIAEFSGSMLIRGEPDASSFPSGGLRSTFEARGYTAWDVTSPAYIMENPNGTFLCIPTMFLSWTGVALDKKTPLLRSNQAVNREAQRLLALFGIETDLPILSYAGLEQEYFFIDHNFNFARPDIQIAGRSLFGARPAKGQEFSDQYFGVIPQRVLSCMMEVERELYKLGVPVRTRHNEAAPSQYEIAPLYEPSNLAVDHNHIIMSTLRNVAKRYGLKCLLHEKPFSGVNGSGKHVNYSLGNSELGSLFDPGETPHANAKFLVFCAAMIRAVHKFGGLLRATVASASNDHRLGAHEAPPAIMSIFLGDQLTEVFEAFRAGRAEDAANGRQRRIMNVGVDTLPPLPTDPGDRNRTSPVAFTGNRFEFRAVGSGQSAAGSITALNVMMADSLGFAADWLERETAAGADFNAAVESFITHVMEEHSAVIFNGDGYSDVWHQEARRRGLPDLRTTPEALPELTNPEVVRIYEKAAVLRRDELRARQEIYLEQYCKTVRTEANLVIRMARTIIFPAGMRYQGELAATAGRLRDLGMDCRTTTLEHVTTSLRRLEDATAKLETALAACGERGEGLDAAEHYCNDVLPLMLEVREHADALETMVADDLWALPNYQEILFGK
- a CDS encoding DnaJ domain-containing protein — protein: MRRPSRQLSLKECYEVLRLEKGADLQAVKRAYRRRAFELHPDLNPGNPEAGRQFQLLNEAYVALTALLKPEEDARRAAEAQKKAAGGATEGDGAQGRAEAGSEEPKGGAEQAAHNREGERAQKAYAEQDVLRDLLNDPFARRVFEDIYSELNRQQTGPRPSPDEGARQARARQPRREPPPRKEAPPRQNTKLHQGNIAWGTPNWNRDLNKGVTGVVKDWLRRQIDEEQTLRLPAAHLAPGRRIRLQIRRGLSDELHTVEVTLPQDFTPGKPVRLKGLGKRVGPWQGDLYLTIYNE
- a CDS encoding alpha/beta hydrolase family protein, with protein sequence MGKLLERRKAVSHFEKLPGSGSIEHCTMSSDILGENKEFSVYLPSGYEEGAGRYPVLYLLHPAGGTHETWIRQGQLPQVADNAIRSGMALPMIIVLPDGSGVEESHMGRRLGFFSVPGWDYEAFFRTELIPLLDSAYRTRTERCSRAIVGASMGGEAAIAYAQKHPGLFGAACALSGLLGHPEQSRMAHTDKDYAASLLANDPLAFVKNASPEAVEQLKTVRWYADCGDSDFFYEGNVEFFLAMKSRGVPLAYRMRSGAHNWHYWVTGLSPVLQFLSVGFAAGA
- a CDS encoding tellurite resistance/C4-dicarboxylate transporter family protein: MNSVGSRFFALVKGMAPANFAMVMSTGILSLALLRLGCPSGARLLHGVNACLYVALWALLLLRLLRSPGAVAADFTSHLRGPGFLTIVAATAIFGTQSVVLARDPAAGARLFCLGALCWAIILWGVFSAIFTRAAKPPLACGVNGTWLLATVSTESLVILGAALGAPQGWDADSVYFCLCALFLVGVILYIFVIVGIFLRFCFTDMTAGDSEPTYWINASAAASTALAGTALMGRAGAAPLLALLQPYISGITLLAWATASWWVPMLALLGLWRHCVKGYPYAYTPTYWSMVFPLGMYTVCTAAVSDAYGVPALMAVPRGFIFLALGAWCLTLAGLILSRGRILLMGPAPAPQGVCSVEKAPPPAHDADNGAVKPGMR